From the genome of Geobacter sp. SVR, one region includes:
- a CDS encoding methyl-accepting chemotaxis protein, which yields MKTIKSKLVMFSAVSFLAVAVSVAFSYLIAVSEVKQLMEKDVTSVAEALANSISYTVSVKPDAMKDPAFHRSIYSVKIGKSGYPFLLDASGTLIVHPKEEGKKLAGQKHIDHIRSHKEGGVYEYTATTTGQEKLVAFRYIKELDAWVVPGVNKADYFSELKTDFLKWNLILGVTIFALLTVTGIWITRSITTPLSAMLTMLKDIAQGEGDLTKRLDEGMAGELGEVSHWFNLFIEKLKGVITQVAQDARKLADSASQLRTSAGQMADGTGQAAAQAGNVATASEEMAATSADIARSCHNAAVGSQEAGDAAKSGSAVVEETVEVMSGIARQVTQSARTVEALGARSDQIGDIVGTIEDIADQTNLLALNAAIEAARAGEQGRGFAVVADEVRALAERTTKATKEISEMIRAIQSETRLAVTAMEDGVKGVEAGTEKATRSGDSLRMIQERIDAVTLQVSQIAAAAEEQTATTGEITRSIFDISEAIRHSAGGSGKAAAAATELSSLADELTQLVGQFRLA from the coding sequence ATGAAAACCATCAAATCGAAGCTTGTCATGTTTTCCGCTGTATCGTTTCTGGCCGTGGCCGTTTCCGTGGCCTTTTCCTATCTCATCGCGGTCTCCGAAGTGAAACAGCTCATGGAGAAGGATGTCACGTCGGTGGCCGAGGCTCTGGCCAACAGCATTTCATATACAGTGTCGGTGAAGCCCGATGCGATGAAGGATCCTGCCTTTCACCGCTCGATCTATTCCGTCAAGATCGGCAAAAGCGGTTATCCTTTCCTCCTGGATGCGTCAGGGACATTGATCGTCCATCCCAAAGAGGAGGGGAAAAAGCTTGCCGGCCAGAAGCATATCGACCATATCCGCAGCCACAAGGAAGGAGGGGTGTACGAGTACACCGCCACCACCACCGGCCAGGAGAAGCTGGTTGCCTTCCGATACATAAAGGAGCTGGATGCCTGGGTCGTTCCGGGGGTGAACAAGGCCGATTACTTCAGCGAACTTAAAACGGACTTCCTCAAGTGGAACCTGATTCTGGGAGTGACGATCTTTGCGCTGCTTACGGTGACCGGCATCTGGATTACGCGCAGCATCACGACGCCCCTGTCGGCAATGCTTACCATGCTGAAGGATATCGCCCAGGGAGAGGGAGACCTCACCAAGCGGCTGGACGAAGGGATGGCGGGTGAGCTGGGGGAAGTGTCCCACTGGTTCAACCTGTTTATCGAGAAGTTGAAAGGGGTAATCACACAGGTGGCCCAGGATGCCAGAAAGCTTGCCGACTCCGCGTCCCAACTGCGCACTTCCGCTGGACAGATGGCAGACGGCACCGGTCAGGCGGCCGCTCAAGCGGGAAATGTTGCCACCGCCAGCGAGGAGATGGCTGCTACCAGCGCCGATATCGCCCGCAGTTGCCACAACGCTGCGGTAGGCTCCCAGGAGGCGGGAGATGCCGCCAAGAGCGGATCGGCCGTGGTAGAGGAGACCGTGGAGGTGATGAGCGGCATTGCCCGGCAGGTGACACAATCTGCGCGCACGGTGGAGGCGCTGGGAGCCCGTTCTGATCAGATCGGCGATATTGTCGGAACAATCGAGGATATCGCAGACCAGACCAATCTGCTGGCGCTGAATGCCGCAATCGAAGCGGCCCGTGCCGGGGAACAGGGCCGGGGATTCGCGGTGGTAGCGGATGAGGTCAGGGCTCTGGCGGAGCGTACCACCAAGGCAACCAAGGAAATCAGCGAGATGATCCGGGCCATTCAGTCCGAGACGCGGCTGGCTGTCACTGCCATGGAGGACGGCGTCAAAGGGGTGGAAGCGGGGACCGAAAAAGCGACCAGATCGGGAGATTCGCTGCGCATGATCCAGGAGCGTATCGACGCCGTTACACTTCAGGTGAGCCAGATCGCGGCTGCAGCCGAGGAGCAGACCGCAACCACCGGGGAGATCACCCGCAGTATTTTCGATATTTCCGAGGCGATCCGGCATTCGGCCGGAGGATCGGGCAAAGCGGCAGCGGCGGCTACGGAACTCTCATCGCTGGCGGACGAGCTGACTCAGCTGGTAGGGCAGTTCCGGCTGGCCTGA
- a CDS encoding GNAT family N-acetyltransferase, whose translation MSLKPEWDIFPQLETDRLVLREIVPADAEELFRIFSDEETMQFWSCRPYRSVQQACELIASMAEAKGRRSAIHWGIARRGDNRLIGKCGYNEWRTMHRRGDVSYITARECWGRGIASEALSAVLDYGFHQMDLHSVEAGVTPGNDGSTRMLARLGFRLEGHLRESYWAEDRFVDSLIYSLLREDWRQRA comes from the coding sequence ATGTCTTTAAAACCGGAATGGGACATCTTCCCGCAACTGGAAACGGACCGTCTTGTCCTGCGGGAAATTGTTCCCGCGGATGCCGAAGAGCTGTTCCGTATCTTTTCCGATGAGGAGACCATGCAATTCTGGAGCTGCCGACCGTACCGGTCGGTGCAGCAAGCCTGTGAACTCATCGCAAGCATGGCCGAGGCCAAAGGCCGCCGGTCCGCCATCCACTGGGGAATCGCCCGGCGCGGGGACAACCGGCTGATTGGCAAGTGCGGTTACAACGAATGGCGCACAATGCATCGGCGCGGCGACGTAAGCTACATCACCGCCCGCGAATGCTGGGGCAGGGGGATCGCGAGCGAGGCGCTCTCAGCAGTTCTGGATTACGGGTTCCATCAGATGGATCTGCACAGTGTCGAGGCAGGCGTCACCCCGGGGAACGACGGTTCGACACGGATGCTGGCCAGGCTCGGCTTCAGGCTCGAAGGACACCTGCGCGAGAGCTATTGGGCGGAAGACAGGTTCGTGGATTCCCTGATCTATTCGCTGCTCCGCGAGGATTGGAGACAACGGGCGTAG
- a CDS encoding HAD family hydrolase yields the protein MPEDHAKSDPAVELFDRDGASAGAQARTKDLLGLLAARTCWIFDLDGTLTMPVHDFSLIRLELEIPEGADILGHLETLSPHQAALRRGRLDAIERDLAERALAAPGMTELLALLDGLDLPLGILTRNSREVALTTLEAIGARRYFEEGHVLGRDQAPPKPDPAGILHLLQGWGLGAGGAAMVGDYLFDLQAGRAAGAVTVHVGRPDGQRWPEMSDVIVDDLTQLVALLGF from the coding sequence ATGCCCGAAGATCACGCCAAATCTGACCCTGCCGTCGAACTTTTCGACCGGGATGGAGCATCCGCAGGAGCGCAGGCCAGAACGAAAGACCTGCTCGGCCTGCTGGCGGCCCGCACCTGCTGGATCTTCGATCTGGACGGCACCCTGACCATGCCGGTGCACGATTTCTCCCTGATCCGCCTGGAGCTGGAGATCCCGGAGGGGGCTGACATCCTTGGCCACCTGGAGACGCTTTCGCCCCACCAGGCGGCCCTGCGCCGCGGGCGGCTGGACGCAATCGAACGGGATCTTGCCGAACGGGCCTTGGCAGCGCCCGGTATGACAGAATTGCTGGCCTTGCTGGATGGCCTGGACCTACCCCTGGGCATTTTGACCCGCAACAGCCGGGAGGTGGCATTGACGACCCTTGAGGCGATCGGCGCCCGGCGCTATTTTGAGGAGGGGCATGTGCTGGGACGCGACCAGGCGCCCCCCAAGCCGGACCCGGCCGGTATCCTGCACTTGCTCCAAGGGTGGGGGCTGGGAGCAGGCGGTGCCGCAATGGTGGGCGATTACTTGTTCGACCTGCAGGCGGGCCGGGCTGCAGGGGCGGTAACGGTCCATGTGGGGCGCCCGGATGGCCAGCGCTGGCCGGAGATGAGCGACGTGATCGTAGATGACCTGACCCAGCTGGTCGCGTTGTTGGGGTTCTGA
- a CDS encoding VWA-like domain-containing protein → MVRSITRESLRGSDGEAPAEIRAVVDGLLRPSPIPWRQVLRQFVATAGRTGRTATWMREHRRFGHDTPGIRKRKRLNLLVGVDVSDSTNIVAVREAFAAELMQVARGRDAAITVLYANSRIQHIESFKGSAGVVQRYDGGGFTDLRPVFDYARTMHPLPAAVIYLTDGIGPAPEQMEFPTLWVLTVEGGKPVPWGLELRLDV, encoded by the coding sequence ATGGTCCGAAGCATTACCCGCGAGAGTCTGCGCGGCAGCGACGGCGAAGCCCCGGCTGAGATCCGCGCGGTGGTCGATGGCCTGCTGCGGCCGAGCCCCATCCCCTGGCGTCAGGTTCTGCGCCAGTTCGTCGCTACCGCAGGCCGTACCGGTCGCACTGCCACCTGGATGCGCGAACACCGCCGTTTCGGCCACGATACCCCCGGCATCCGCAAACGGAAACGGCTCAATCTGCTGGTGGGGGTCGATGTCAGCGATTCCACCAATATCGTGGCGGTGCGCGAGGCCTTTGCCGCGGAACTGATGCAGGTTGCCCGGGGGCGCGACGCGGCCATTACCGTGCTGTACGCCAACAGCCGCATTCAGCATATCGAGAGCTTCAAGGGATCGGCCGGCGTCGTCCAGCGCTATGACGGCGGCGGTTTCACCGATTTGCGGCCGGTTTTCGACTACGCCCGCACCATGCATCCTCTGCCGGCCGCGGTGATCTACCTGACCGACGGCATCGGACCGGCGCCGGAGCAGATGGAGTTTCCCACCTTGTGGGTGCTGACCGTGGAGGGGGGAAAACCGGTGCCATGGGGTCTGGAGCTGCGGCTCGACGTTTAA
- the nadA gene encoding quinolinate synthase NadA translates to MNDTVKEIKNLLKQHKAVLLAHNYMRDEVQEIADITGDSLALSMEAAKTDAEVIVFCGVHFMAESAAILSPDKKVLLPRPDAGCPMADMVTPEGLEELKRRHPGVPVVTYVNSSAEVKAHSDICCTSANALKVVKSLPEEELIFVPDRNLGRYVARFVPEKRFIFWEGYCPTHERMTVEAVLRKKAEHPDALFICHPECAPEVTALADHACSTSGMYNYCRTSPAKKFIIGTEAGILYKLRLENPDKEFILASPALLCPNMKLTSLEDVLHALQTLSPVVSVPEDIRLRARQALDRMLAVPRD, encoded by the coding sequence ATGAACGATACCGTCAAAGAGATCAAAAACCTTCTCAAACAGCACAAGGCCGTGCTGCTGGCCCACAACTACATGCGCGACGAAGTGCAGGAGATCGCCGACATCACTGGCGATTCGCTGGCTCTTTCCATGGAAGCGGCCAAGACCGACGCGGAGGTGATCGTCTTCTGCGGCGTGCATTTTATGGCCGAGTCGGCCGCCATCCTTTCTCCCGACAAGAAGGTGCTGCTGCCGCGGCCGGATGCGGGCTGCCCGATGGCGGACATGGTTACGCCCGAGGGGCTGGAGGAGCTCAAACGCCGGCATCCCGGCGTGCCGGTAGTGACCTACGTCAACTCCTCGGCCGAGGTCAAGGCCCACTCCGACATCTGCTGTACCTCGGCCAATGCGCTGAAAGTGGTCAAGTCGTTGCCCGAGGAGGAGCTGATCTTCGTGCCCGACCGTAACCTCGGGCGGTATGTGGCCCGCTTCGTGCCGGAGAAGCGCTTCATCTTCTGGGAGGGCTATTGCCCGACTCACGAGCGCATGACCGTGGAGGCGGTGCTGCGGAAGAAGGCCGAACATCCCGACGCCCTGTTCATCTGCCACCCCGAATGCGCGCCGGAGGTGACCGCCCTGGCCGATCATGCCTGCTCCACCAGCGGCATGTACAACTATTGCCGCACCAGCCCGGCCAAAAAGTTCATCATCGGCACCGAGGCGGGTATCCTCTACAAGCTGCGCCTGGAAAATCCGGACAAGGAGTTCATCCTGGCCTCCCCGGCCCTGCTCTGTCCCAACATGAAACTGACCTCCCTGGAAGACGTGCTGCATGCGCTGCAGACCCTGTCGCCGGTGGTCAGCGTGCCGGAGGATATCCGCCTGAGGGCCAGGCAGGCTCTGGATCGAATGCTGGCGGTGCCGCGGGATTGA
- a CDS encoding cysteine hydrolase family protein encodes MAPTLIIIDIQNDYFSGGSMELSGSAPAAANAARILGRFREQGWPLVHIQHLAARPGATFFLKGTPGAEIHPTVAPLAGETVLQKHFPNSFRDTGLLEFLKGAGVTDLVICGMMTNMCVDATVRAAFDLGFTCTVIHDACAARDLAFGGETVPARQVHGAFLAALGAVYANVISTEEYLA; translated from the coding sequence ATGGCCCCGACATTGATCATCATCGACATCCAGAACGACTACTTCAGCGGTGGCAGCATGGAACTGAGCGGCAGCGCCCCGGCCGCCGCCAACGCCGCCAGAATCCTGGGGCGCTTCCGCGAGCAGGGATGGCCGCTGGTGCACATCCAGCACTTGGCAGCGCGTCCGGGAGCGACCTTCTTCCTAAAGGGCACGCCGGGGGCGGAGATCCATCCCACGGTTGCGCCGCTGGCCGGGGAAACGGTGCTGCAGAAGCATTTTCCCAACAGCTTCCGCGACACGGGATTGCTTGAGTTCCTCAAGGGCGCCGGGGTAACGGACCTGGTGATCTGCGGCATGATGACCAACATGTGCGTGGATGCCACGGTCAGGGCCGCTTTTGATCTGGGGTTCACCTGCACCGTGATCCATGACGCCTGTGCCGCCCGCGATCTGGCCTTCGGCGGAGAGACGGTCCCGGCCCGCCAGGTGCACGGCGCCTTTCTGGCCGCCTTGGGGGCGGTCTACGCAAACGTCATTTCAACCGAGGAGTATCTGGCCTGA
- a CDS encoding nitronate monooxygenase family protein, whose translation MTQPLRIGKYTARFPLIQGGMGVRVSAGRLAGHVAKCGGIGLVAAAGIALNSRFYNGRNYFQADSEAFKEELRKAYEIAPEGIIGVNVMVALSDFEELVKAAVEGGAKVIVCGAGLPMSLPELTLDHPEVALVPIVSSLRAAQLIARKWLKSYDRLPDAVVVEDPDTAGGHLGEKIENIGTGEYDQYGTVRQVKEFFRSEYGTDVPVIAAGGIWDRADVEHALAEGADGVQMASRFVCTEECDAEEAFKQKYLECRQEDIGLIMSPAGLPGRAILSNKDNIRQHDLDYDIACSMGCLKKCTYKETGERFCIVTALDRAQRGDVETGLVFCGTNAWKADRITTVQAIFDELFG comes from the coding sequence ATGACGCAGCCTTTACGGATTGGAAAGTATACTGCCCGCTTCCCCCTGATTCAGGGGGGTATGGGCGTGCGGGTCTCTGCCGGGCGCCTGGCGGGCCATGTTGCCAAATGCGGGGGAATCGGACTGGTTGCCGCCGCCGGCATCGCTCTGAACAGCCGCTTCTATAACGGCAGGAACTATTTCCAGGCCGATAGCGAAGCCTTCAAGGAAGAGCTGCGCAAAGCCTATGAAATCGCCCCGGAAGGCATCATCGGCGTCAATGTGATGGTGGCGCTGTCCGATTTCGAGGAATTGGTCAAGGCGGCCGTCGAGGGGGGAGCCAAGGTGATCGTCTGCGGTGCCGGCCTGCCGATGAGCCTGCCGGAATTGACCCTGGACCATCCCGAAGTGGCCCTGGTGCCGATCGTTTCCTCCCTGCGGGCGGCCCAGTTGATTGCCCGCAAGTGGCTTAAATCGTATGACCGCTTGCCCGACGCGGTGGTGGTGGAAGACCCGGATACGGCCGGCGGCCACCTGGGCGAGAAAATAGAAAACATCGGCACCGGTGAGTACGACCAGTACGGCACTGTCCGCCAGGTCAAGGAGTTCTTCCGCAGCGAGTACGGTACCGATGTACCGGTCATTGCCGCCGGCGGCATATGGGACCGCGCCGATGTGGAGCATGCCCTGGCCGAAGGGGCCGACGGCGTGCAGATGGCCAGCCGTTTCGTCTGTACCGAGGAGTGCGACGCCGAGGAGGCCTTCAAGCAAAAGTACCTGGAGTGCCGCCAGGAGGACATCGGCCTGATCATGAGCCCGGCCGGACTGCCGGGGCGGGCGATCCTCAGCAACAAGGACAACATCCGCCAGCACGACCTGGATTACGATATCGCCTGCAGCATGGGTTGCCTTAAAAAGTGCACCTACAAGGAGACCGGCGAACGTTTCTGTATCGTGACCGCCCTGGACCGCGCCCAGCGAGGAGACGTAGAAACCGGTCTGGTCTTTTGCGGCACCAACGCCTGGAAGGCGGACCGGATTACCACGGTGCAGGCCATCTTCGACGAACTGTTCGGATAA
- a CDS encoding efflux RND transporter periplasmic adaptor subunit, whose product MKKKRILFIVLGLLVLIGLLAGVKALQIFAMIDHGKKYVPPPEAVTTMQVKSDSWENNLNAVGSLTAVQGVSVSAELAGKVSRIAFEPGTSIKKGDLLLQQDTSFEEAQLPGAVAQAGLGRSNLKRAEQLLSDGIISQADYDTAAAAYRQNQAQVDAIRATIAKKTIRAPFSGQLGIRLVNLGQSLREGDPIVTLQTLDPIFVDFTLPQQQTGQLRTGLPVRVTGDPVPGESIRGRITTVNPLVESDTRSLKLQATLANPSGRLRPGMFVNVGVELPGRQQVLVIPATAVLYAPYSDSVFVVEQPQDPKKGTTVRQQFVRLGEKRGDFVAVTTGLKGGETVVSSGVFKLRNGQTVAVDNKLAPQFQYAPKPENN is encoded by the coding sequence ATGAAGAAGAAGCGCATCCTGTTCATCGTCCTCGGCCTGCTCGTCCTGATCGGCCTGCTTGCCGGGGTCAAGGCCCTGCAGATATTTGCCATGATCGATCATGGCAAAAAATACGTTCCCCCTCCCGAAGCGGTTACCACCATGCAGGTCAAGAGCGATTCGTGGGAGAATAATCTGAATGCGGTCGGGTCGCTCACAGCCGTTCAGGGGGTTTCAGTGTCGGCAGAACTGGCGGGCAAGGTGTCCAGGATCGCCTTTGAACCGGGCACCTCCATCAAAAAGGGAGACCTGCTGCTGCAGCAGGATACCAGCTTCGAGGAGGCCCAACTTCCCGGCGCAGTAGCCCAGGCCGGGCTTGGCCGCAGCAACCTGAAACGTGCTGAACAGCTCCTCTCCGACGGAATCATCTCACAGGCCGACTACGATACCGCGGCTGCCGCGTACCGCCAGAATCAGGCCCAGGTCGATGCGATCCGGGCCACCATCGCCAAAAAGACCATCCGCGCCCCCTTTTCCGGGCAGCTCGGTATTCGCCTGGTCAACCTGGGACAGTCCCTGCGCGAGGGGGATCCCATCGTTACCCTGCAGACGCTCGATCCGATCTTCGTCGACTTCACGCTTCCCCAGCAGCAGACTGGCCAATTGCGTACCGGCTTGCCGGTACGGGTGACCGGCGATCCCGTTCCGGGGGAGTCGATCCGGGGACGCATCACCACCGTGAATCCCCTGGTGGAGTCGGATACCCGTTCGCTCAAGCTGCAGGCCACCCTGGCCAATCCTTCCGGCAGACTGCGCCCCGGCATGTTCGTCAACGTGGGGGTGGAATTGCCCGGCCGGCAGCAGGTGCTGGTCATTCCGGCAACGGCGGTGCTGTACGCTCCCTACAGCGATTCGGTCTTTGTGGTCGAGCAGCCGCAGGACCCCAAAAAAGGGACGACGGTACGCCAGCAATTCGTGCGCCTGGGCGAGAAACGGGGTGATTTCGTTGCGGTCACCACCGGACTCAAGGGTGGAGAAACAGTGGTCAGCTCCGGGGTCTTCAAGCTGCGCAACGGCCAGACCGTGGCGGTTGACAACAAGCTGGCGCCCCAGTTCCAGTACGCGCCAAAACCGGAGAACAACTGA